TTCCAGAAATCTGCAaaggggtgctgcagagatcTTAAAAGAAGTTAAGGAACATTGTCATAACAACAGGTGACAGGTTAGCACGTAGGTGTACGAGTGAGACATGATGAGACTATATGGTGGcatagtttggttttgtttaattatttctttatttagagaCAGTCTCGTAtcgcccaggttggcctcaaaagaCCTATGAACCCAAAGATGTCCTTGACCTTGTGACCCTCCTGCTTTCCAcctctcgagtgttgggattacaggtgggcaccacaAAGGTCTGTTGACACAGctctgaggatggaacccagagatccacaGAATGCAAAGCAAGCTCTCTGCTATCTCAGCCATGTCCTTGAGCCTTAATTTGTTGTTTCTACGTTTCTGACACAAAGCCTCATGTTCTCGATTTATTATAAAGcccaaaaaaattaaagtctgGGCCTGAGGACATGGAAGTAAGTGGCAGCATGGGGTGGCCCCTTCCCAGGTTGGATGGGTCCTACCAGTGGGTAGCGGGCTGTGGGTGGCAGAATGGAAGACTGTCCTTTAGTGGATGCTTGTGGGATGGATACTATAATAAAGTAAATTATACAGGCCCCCTGGAGTCTATGGAATACCAGCCCCTAACCCAGTCTCTGGAGCTCTGTGGCATCAGCCTTGGATATGGACAGCTCAGAAGCCGTGGGTCCCCAGAACATGCAAAGGAAGCCAGTGCATGCCCGGGTTTTGCCAAAAGTATGATTGATGAGGCCCCCAACCACAGGATGCTCTGTACAAGCAGCCCACCAACCTGGGGAACTTAGATACCAGCCAGGGTATTCATAGAAATCTCCATTTCTGGAGCAACAAGGCCTCTCATGCAGCTCCATACAGTACACCCTGCTCTCACCTGCTTTCCTCTAGGACCCTCGAGACCTGCACAAAGTAAGATTCTGAGCGCATCCACCAGCTCTGTCCTTCCTGACAAGTCGTATGTCCAGGAACAGCCCATTAACAGCCCACTAAGTCTTTGGAACCTGGTGAAGTGACCTGTGGAAGGTCATCAGATTTCAGCCCTCTCTCAGTCCCCACTGCACTGATCTGGCACCTCACAGCACATCCTTGTGCGATAAGGAGGTAGTGGCACCATGTGGCCTTGTGATCAGGTCTCCATTAGGCACAATCTAGGAAAGCACCACAGAAAGAACCTGTAACGGGTAGGACAGGGTGTGAAGGGAATGACAAGCCTGAACCCACTCTCTGCTCTAGAAAGTTAGGGAGAATCCAGCCAATGGGGTCACCCACCAAAACTCCTGCCAGCTTGGGATTTAGTTCCCAGATCCAACTTCTTCACTGGGGCATGGCATTGACCAGGCTTTCAGgtgtgtggagagaggcagaCGTGCACTGAAAGGTCGCAGCTTCTCCTCGATGGAGGATGTACAATCACCAGGGCTGACTGATAGGGGTCCTCGAGCTGGACCACaagcagagaagacaggaaaCGCTTCAGGCTTCACTCACAGCTGAGCCAAGCCTGCTCCTCACCCTCCTAGTTCTGGATTCTCTTTGCTCTAGAGTAGACAGATTGGAGTTCACGAGGGCTCCTGAAGTCCTGATGAGATTGCTGTCATTCCAGGATAGAATCCTCAGAGTCCATCCCAGGAGCAAGTTATGTTGGAGCTGTAGGTTACATGGCTGGCATTGCATGCAACAAACCTGCTGATGCCAGGGCTGACCCAAGCCTTGTTCAAGCAAATCTGTCCCAGACAGACTGGAGGTCTCTCCATTGGGTTTCCATTTCCCAAGGGTTTTCGGACTCAGGTTAAAGAAGCACATTTCACTACGGGGCCTGGAGTCAGCATGTAATGGTGCTGCGGAGCTCAATTCTTTTGAAGTGGTGATGCACAGGCTTAAGTCCTCTGAGGTAGTTAGAGAAAGGGAGCCATGGAATGTGTTAAAGAAGAAGGTCCCAAAATAGCTCCTTGGGCCTACTGAGGAGCCTACTTCAGGCCCCAGTAACTGGTCCAGGACTTCCTGGCACCAGCACTTGAAGGCCAGCAGATGGCCACCTTGCAGACAGAGCTCTGAATGCAGCACCCTGGACAGTGGTGAGGGTCTCTGCAGCCTAAGGCATCTTCTCTTTGAATCCTTCTGATTGGAGTGAAAGAAGCACCAAGCCTTGGGCTACATACAGAATACTCCAGTCACAGGGTAGCACCTAGCTCCTAATTCTGCAGCTTGTGAGCCTGTGTGGAAGCTCTGCACCTATTGGCTGAGATAGATATACCATATACTGAGAGTCAGCAGCCCCCAGCTGGCATGGAGGCTCATGGTACTGTTGCAGAGGTCTGTGTTGCAGCAGGAGCTCTTGGTGTAGGTCTGGTTTTGATTGACGTCGGGACAGGTGTACCCACATGTTTTTATCACATTCATTGGCTGGCCTGGGGGTGCTGgaaacagagggcagagggacaTTTACTGAGACCTATAAGATCCCTCCTGGCTCCATCAGGAAACCCAGGTTACCTACAACCTCCAGTTCAaagggacagacagaaagatgtcagtaggatcaaactcagattgtgaCCAGGATCAGAGCTCAGTATGTGGCCAAGGTTAGGGCTTAGTACATAGCCCAGGGTCAGGGCTCAGTTTCAGGAAGATCAAGGCTCAGAGCGTGATCAGGATCAGGGTTCAGAGAGAGACCGGAATCAAGGCTCAATGTGGGACCTGGGGCGTCAGGGTTCAGGTATGTGACTAGGGTTACCC
This window of the Acomys russatus chromosome 17, mAcoRus1.1, whole genome shotgun sequence genome carries:
- the LOC127201105 gene encoding lymphocyte antigen 6D-like; its protein translation is MRTYLLWLLPLILLGSSAQALQCHECSAEGNCYRPTSCNDMTRYCLTSWYTPPGQPMNVIKTCGYTCPDVNQNQTYTKSSCCNTDLCNSTMSLHASWGLLTLSIWYIYLSQ